A region of Fibrobacter succinogenes subsp. succinogenes S85 DNA encodes the following proteins:
- a CDS encoding restriction endonuclease subunit S codes for MSKWEWKKLKDICEKGSSNIKQSDLKDLTGDYPIFGASGYIQNVDFYQRNRDYIGIIKDGSGVGRTMLLPAFSSVIGTLQYILPKEGNDIKFINYALQNIDFSKSIQGAAIPHIYFKDYGETEILVPPLSEQKSIVKFLDEEFSKIETLKTNAETNLKNAKELFESTLEKELNPGKNGTLPSGWEWKTLRELCILRPSKNEALSHLKGTDEVSFLPMEDLNIRERNTIPHKSRALSEVHGSYTFFAEGDVLLAKVTPCFENGKMGIASNLLNGVGFGSSEYIVFRTTKSMINSYLFYVLMSSRFISGGKKQMLGACGLKRLSKEYVESFQIPLPPLSVQKEIVARLDKLSENVKRLEVNYKQIIANCDELKKSILKKTFEGES; via the coding sequence ATGAGCAAATGGGAATGGAAGAAACTGAAGGATATTTGTGAAAAGGGTTCATCAAATATTAAGCAGTCTGATTTGAAAGATTTGACTGGTGATTATCCTATTTTCGGTGCAAGTGGGTATATACAAAATGTTGACTTCTATCAAAGAAATCGGGATTACATAGGAATTATTAAAGATGGTTCAGGTGTCGGTCGAACAATGCTTCTACCAGCATTTTCATCTGTTATTGGAACGCTTCAGTATATTCTCCCCAAAGAAGGGAATGACATCAAGTTTATAAATTACGCTCTCCAAAATATTGATTTTTCTAAGAGTATTCAGGGTGCGGCTATTCCTCATATCTATTTTAAAGATTATGGAGAAACTGAAATACTTGTTCCTCCTCTTTCGGAGCAAAAGAGCATAGTCAAATTCCTTGACGAAGAATTCTCAAAAATAGAAACGCTCAAAACAAACGCCGAAACCAATCTCAAAAACGCCAAGGAACTATTCGAATCAACTCTTGAAAAAGAACTGAATCCCGGTAAAAATGGCACATTGCCCTCCGGCTGGGAATGGAAAACTCTAAGAGAATTGTGTATTCTTCGTCCTTCAAAAAATGAAGCTCTGAGCCATCTAAAAGGGACAGATGAAGTTTCTTTCCTTCCAATGGAAGACTTAAATATAAGAGAACGAAACACCATTCCTCATAAAAGCAGGGCATTATCAGAAGTTCATGGGTCATATACTTTTTTTGCTGAGGGAGATGTCTTGTTGGCAAAAGTGACTCCATGCTTTGAAAATGGGAAAATGGGTATTGCGTCTAATTTACTGAATGGTGTAGGTTTTGGATCAAGTGAATATATTGTATTCCGAACGACAAAATCAATGATTAATTCATACTTGTTTTATGTTCTAATGTCATCAAGGTTTATTTCAGGAGGAAAAAAACAGATGCTTGGAGCCTGTGGATTAAAAAGATTGTCAAAAGAATATGTTGAATCTTTCCAAATCCCCCTCCCGCCCCTTTCCGTCCAGAAAGAAATTGTCGCTCGTCTAGACAAACTCTCCGAGAACGTCAAGCGTCTCGAAGTAAACTACAAGCAAATCATCGCCAACTGCGACGAACTCAAAAAATCGATTCTGAAGAAAACTTTCGAGGGGGAATCCTAA
- a CDS encoding LysR family transcriptional regulator, producing the protein MELRVLRYFLEAARLGNVSRAADNLCVTQPTVSRQLKELEEELGEKLFERTNYAIRLTPAGELLRERAEDILSMADRTVQDFKSLKEDEVVGEIAIACAESRNVNFLSKCIGILRDDYPKIKYNLYSGDSERALEKLDKGIFDFAVVVDNVDLEKYNCLAVRSVDRWGVVMRRDDPLAKRDFIEPKDLLDKPLLASRQAMVADLPKWFGDDIAKLNVIVGLDLSYNGSVLAKEGTGYLLTFDGLVDTSRTSRLCFRPLMPELTTNMYIIWRRGQQFTRAGELFLDTLRHVLGE; encoded by the coding sequence ATGGAACTTCGAGTTTTGCGGTATTTTCTGGAGGCGGCGCGGTTGGGGAATGTCTCGCGCGCGGCGGATAATCTTTGCGTGACGCAGCCGACGGTGAGTCGCCAGCTCAAGGAGCTGGAGGAGGAGCTGGGCGAGAAGCTTTTCGAGCGCACGAACTACGCGATTCGGCTGACGCCTGCGGGGGAACTCTTGCGGGAGCGTGCGGAGGATATCCTTTCGATGGCGGACAGGACGGTGCAGGATTTCAAGTCGCTGAAGGAAGACGAGGTGGTGGGTGAAATCGCCATTGCCTGCGCGGAATCGCGGAACGTGAATTTTCTTTCGAAGTGCATCGGGATTCTCCGGGACGACTATCCGAAGATTAAGTACAACTTATATTCGGGCGACAGCGAGCGCGCCCTGGAAAAGCTGGACAAGGGCATTTTCGATTTCGCGGTGGTTGTAGATAACGTTGATTTGGAAAAGTACAACTGTCTTGCGGTGCGTTCGGTGGACCGCTGGGGAGTGGTGATGCGTCGCGACGACCCTCTGGCCAAGCGGGATTTTATTGAGCCGAAGGACTTGCTCGACAAACCGCTGTTGGCGTCGCGACAGGCGATGGTGGCGGATTTACCGAAATGGTTTGGCGACGATATCGCGAAGCTGAACGTAATCGTGGGGCTCGATCTTTCGTACAACGGTTCGGTGCTTGCGAAGGAGGGCACGGGCTACCTGCTCACTTTCGACGGCCTGGTGGATACGAGCCGCACTTCGCGCTTGTGTTTCAGGCCGCTCATGCCCGAGCTCACCACCAACATGTACATCATTTGGCGGCGGGGCCAGCAGTTCACGCGGGCGGGGGAACTTTTCCTCGATACGCTCCGGCACGTGCTGGGGGAATAA
- a CDS encoding GNAT family N-acetyltransferase, translating to MTLADFLNRCSFARLSSELLQSCNPFKCGNEDLDEFFREDFRLYGEKLLGKTYVFRLRERPESIVAAFTISNDSIRIKQLAPEDKAKIEYVTENGEKNLRRYPGVLVGRLGTNIEFAKQGFGSAVMDFIKAWFRSDENKTGCRFIIVDAINKPEVIHYYQKNNFKFLYSSEINEARALGINVKMLGEKPLHTRLMYFDLIDIK from the coding sequence ATGACCCTTGCCGATTTTTTGAACCGATGCTCGTTTGCTCGGCTTTCTTCAGAATTGCTGCAAAGTTGCAACCCCTTCAAATGCGGAAATGAAGACCTTGACGAATTTTTCAGGGAGGATTTCCGCTTGTACGGCGAGAAACTTTTGGGAAAGACTTATGTCTTTCGGCTAAGAGAGCGTCCCGAAAGCATCGTTGCTGCATTTACAATATCAAACGATTCAATTCGAATCAAACAACTTGCTCCTGAAGACAAGGCGAAGATTGAATATGTCACTGAGAATGGCGAGAAGAATCTTCGCCGCTATCCCGGAGTTTTGGTCGGTCGCCTGGGGACGAATATTGAATTTGCCAAACAAGGTTTTGGCTCTGCAGTAATGGACTTCATCAAAGCTTGGTTCCGTAGCGACGAAAACAAGACCGGTTGCCGGTTTATCATCGTTGATGCAATCAATAAACCGGAAGTCATTCATTACTATCAGAAAAACAATTTCAAATTCCTTTATAGTTCCGAAATTAACGAAGCAAGGGCTCTTGGAATAAACGTGAAAATGCTGGGAGAAAAACCTTTGCATACACGTTTAATGTATTTTGATTTGATTGATATTAAATAA
- a CDS encoding alpha/beta hydrolase yields MACCPEKENNAAQGAATPAAQSATETASAAQQTKDENMNKLTLTAEWDKVFPKSDKVEHSKVTFKNHFGIELAADMFVPKDTSLKVNGKFPAIAVSGPFGAVKEQSSGLYAQQMAERGFLTIAFDPSFTGESGGEPRYMNSPDINTEDFMASVDFLSNRDNVDPERIGIIGICGWGGMAINAAGIDTRVKATVASTMYDMSRVTANGYFDSANNADARNEARKALMAQRTKDFKNGSYDLAGGVIDPLPDDAPYFVKDYYAYYKTPRGYHKRSLNSNKGWAASAGTSLMNTKLLAYADEIRNPVLIIHGEKAHSRYFGEGAFEKMTGKKANVPAKLDATKNWSKTVGNKELLVIPGASHVDLYDNLEKIPFEKLNEFFKTNLK; encoded by the coding sequence ATGGCATGCTGCCCCGAAAAAGAAAACAATGCTGCGCAAGGTGCCGCCACGCCGGCCGCGCAGTCCGCAACAGAAACAGCCTCCGCAGCACAACAGACAAAGGACGAAAATATGAACAAGCTCACGCTCACCGCCGAATGGGATAAGGTTTTCCCCAAGAGCGACAAGGTCGAACATTCCAAGGTCACTTTCAAGAACCACTTTGGCATTGAACTCGCCGCCGATATGTTCGTGCCCAAGGACACGAGCCTTAAGGTGAACGGCAAGTTTCCCGCGATCGCGGTCTCTGGCCCGTTCGGTGCCGTCAAGGAACAGTCCAGCGGCCTTTACGCCCAACAGATGGCGGAACGCGGATTCCTGACCATCGCTTTCGACCCGAGCTTCACCGGCGAATCGGGTGGCGAGCCGCGCTACATGAACAGCCCGGACATCAACACCGAAGACTTCATGGCGTCCGTGGACTTTCTCTCGAACCGCGACAACGTTGACCCGGAACGCATCGGCATCATCGGCATTTGCGGCTGGGGCGGCATGGCGATTAACGCTGCCGGCATCGATACCCGCGTAAAGGCGACGGTCGCCTCGACCATGTACGACATGAGCCGCGTAACCGCGAACGGCTACTTCGATTCCGCAAACAACGCTGACGCCCGTAACGAGGCCCGCAAGGCTCTGATGGCCCAGCGCACCAAGGATTTCAAGAACGGCTCGTACGACCTGGCCGGCGGTGTTATTGACCCGCTCCCGGACGACGCTCCTTACTTTGTCAAGGATTACTACGCTTACTACAAGACCCCGCGCGGCTATCACAAGCGTTCCCTCAACAGCAACAAGGGCTGGGCCGCCTCCGCAGGCACCTCGCTCATGAACACCAAGCTCCTCGCATACGCCGACGAAATCCGTAACCCGGTGCTCATCATCCACGGCGAAAAGGCCCATAGCCGCTACTTCGGCGAAGGCGCATTCGAAAAGATGACCGGCAAGAAGGCAAACGTCCCCGCAAAACTCGACGCCACCAAGAACTGGAGCAAGACCGTCGGCAACAAGGAACTCCTCGTTATCCCTGGAGCCTCCCATGTTGACCTCTACGACAACCTGGAAAAAATTCCCTTCGAAAAGCTGAACGAATTCTTCAAGACGAACTTGAAGTAA
- a CDS encoding putative quinol monooxygenase, with translation MSNITVNLRYTGKNGAAKKFAEEMVSSGTVAKIRAEKGNIRYEYFQSLDDPETILLIDAWESQAAIDVHHASPMMKTIAKLRDKYDLKMTAERFTPDNTMPKTDEKFIRK, from the coding sequence ATGAGCAACATTACGGTAAACCTGCGCTATACGGGTAAGAACGGGGCGGCAAAGAAGTTCGCCGAAGAGATGGTTTCTAGCGGAACGGTGGCGAAAATCCGTGCCGAGAAGGGCAACATCCGCTACGAATATTTCCAGTCGCTTGACGATCCCGAGACCATCTTGCTGATTGACGCGTGGGAAAGCCAGGCTGCCATCGACGTGCACCACGCTTCGCCCATGATGAAGACGATTGCGAAACTCCGCGACAAGTACGACTTGAAAATGACTGCCGAACGCTTCACGCCCGACAACACCATGCCCAAGACCGACGAAAAGTTCATCAGGAAATAA
- the hsdR gene encoding EcoAI/FtnUII family type I restriction enzme subunit R, with protein MNESDTRRKKIDPKLKEALWEVTPDSAIYTEQSAYEIAPGRIGHAERNPKKIDYLLVYKGIKIAIVEAKKDELDVSEGVPQAKEYAERMNIRFTYSCNGDKIWAIDMQTGEEGFVDAFPTPQELWERLYPENNPLRDKLNAVPFNRDGGKSPRYYQEIAVNNVMDAISRKQDRVLLTLATGTGKTYIAFQICWKIFKAHWNVDGTERLPRILFLADRNILSNQALNDFGQFDENAMCRITPESIAKSKGVPKGPSIYFSIFQTMMTSLNGKFVYENYPEDFFDLVIIDECHRGAANDESRWRDILDYFQRAYHLGLTATPKKNENANTYEYFGKPVYVYSLKQGIEDGFLTPYRVRISSSNIDNYIYDPEDDVESGEIDPNKIYTETDFYHGNIKIRERDEFRVEEFLKQIDPDEKTIVFGATQAHAAILRDLINQHSRKPNVNYCKRVTSDDGDKGEADLKTFQDNEKLLPTILTTSQKLSTGVDAKNVRNIVLMRPVNNIIEFKQIIGRGTRLFDGKYFFTIYDFVGASKNFSDPEWDGEPIIDTPEPPNGGDPDDDKGSSGGPRKPRPCKICGNLPCTCDAKTKEKRCIEIKLSANHVLRLQAQWQEKFMFDGELITLEQFIKILFGKIPEFFKDSQDLRARWSDPTTREALLQNLSDNGFSKERLRQVQALTQNEKCDLLDVLELIAYNKSPMERAERVRLMHEEILNEISEKQVPFMEFVLQQYVENGVDELSLNQLPELVKLKYGTIKDACDKMGVTGKDLKKLFTDFQKTLYVA; from the coding sequence ATGAACGAGTCCGATACCAGAAGAAAGAAGATTGACCCCAAGCTGAAAGAAGCCTTGTGGGAAGTGACACCAGACAGCGCCATTTATACGGAGCAGTCCGCTTACGAGATTGCTCCGGGTCGTATCGGTCATGCCGAACGCAACCCCAAGAAAATTGACTACCTTCTGGTTTACAAGGGCATCAAGATTGCCATCGTCGAGGCGAAAAAGGACGAACTTGATGTAAGCGAGGGTGTGCCGCAAGCCAAGGAATATGCGGAACGCATGAACATCCGCTTCACGTATTCCTGCAACGGCGATAAAATCTGGGCAATCGACATGCAGACGGGTGAAGAAGGCTTTGTTGATGCCTTCCCGACACCGCAGGAACTCTGGGAACGACTTTATCCTGAAAACAATCCGCTCCGCGACAAGCTGAATGCAGTTCCGTTCAACAGGGATGGCGGCAAGTCTCCCCGCTACTATCAGGAAATCGCTGTCAATAACGTCATGGATGCTATCTCCCGAAAGCAGGACCGCGTCTTGCTCACGCTTGCAACGGGAACGGGCAAAACCTACATCGCTTTCCAAATCTGCTGGAAAATTTTCAAGGCGCATTGGAATGTCGATGGAACGGAACGCTTGCCGCGCATCTTGTTCCTTGCCGACCGCAATATCCTCTCGAATCAGGCTCTCAATGATTTCGGACAATTTGACGAAAATGCCATGTGCCGCATTACGCCGGAATCCATCGCCAAATCAAAAGGCGTGCCCAAGGGCCCGAGCATCTATTTCAGCATTTTCCAGACGATGATGACCTCGTTGAATGGAAAATTCGTTTATGAAAATTATCCCGAAGATTTCTTTGACCTTGTCATCATTGACGAATGCCATCGCGGTGCCGCTAACGACGAAAGCCGCTGGCGTGATATTCTTGATTATTTCCAACGGGCGTATCACTTGGGCCTGACCGCGACACCCAAGAAAAATGAAAATGCCAACACCTACGAGTATTTCGGAAAGCCTGTCTATGTGTATTCGCTGAAACAGGGAATCGAAGACGGCTTCTTGACACCCTACCGCGTCCGGATTTCTTCTAGCAATATTGACAACTACATCTACGATCCCGAAGACGATGTAGAAAGCGGCGAAATTGACCCGAATAAAATTTATACGGAAACGGATTTTTATCACGGCAATATCAAGATTCGCGAACGCGATGAGTTTAGGGTAGAAGAATTCCTGAAACAGATTGACCCCGACGAAAAAACGATTGTGTTCGGTGCGACGCAGGCCCACGCGGCCATTCTGCGAGACCTCATCAATCAGCATTCTCGCAAGCCCAACGTGAATTATTGTAAGCGAGTCACCAGTGACGATGGCGACAAGGGCGAAGCCGATTTGAAGACTTTCCAAGACAATGAAAAACTGTTACCCACGATTCTCACGACATCGCAAAAACTCTCAACAGGTGTTGATGCCAAGAATGTCCGCAACATCGTACTGATGCGTCCTGTGAACAACATCATCGAATTCAAGCAGATTATCGGTCGCGGCACGAGACTTTTCGACGGAAAGTATTTCTTCACCATTTACGACTTCGTGGGCGCAAGCAAGAACTTTAGTGACCCTGAGTGGGATGGCGAGCCAATTATAGATACGCCGGAACCGCCCAACGGTGGGGATCCCGATGATGACAAAGGCTCTAGCGGCGGACCACGCAAACCGAGACCCTGTAAAATCTGTGGCAATCTCCCGTGCACATGCGACGCCAAAACGAAAGAAAAAAGATGCATCGAAATTAAACTTTCCGCAAACCACGTGCTCCGTTTGCAGGCTCAGTGGCAAGAAAAGTTCATGTTCGATGGCGAACTCATAACGCTCGAACAGTTTATCAAAATTCTCTTCGGCAAGATTCCTGAGTTCTTTAAGGACAGCCAGGATTTGCGTGCCCGTTGGTCTGACCCCACGACCCGCGAAGCCCTGCTCCAGAACTTGAGCGACAACGGATTCAGCAAAGAAAGGCTTCGCCAAGTGCAAGCGCTGACGCAAAACGAAAAATGCGACCTGCTCGATGTATTGGAACTCATCGCCTACAACAAAAGCCCCATGGAACGCGCCGAAAGAGTCCGCCTGATGCACGAAGAAATCCTGAACGAAATCTCCGAGAAACAAGTTCCCTTCATGGAATTTGTCTTGCAGCAGTATGTGGAAAACGGAGTCGATGAACTATCGCTGAATCAGTTGCCCGAGCTTGTCAAACTCAAATATGGCACCATCAAAGATGCCTGCGATAAAATGGGCGTGACCGGCAAGGATTTGAAGAAACTCTTCACCGATTTCCAGAAGACGTTGTACGTAGCGTAA
- a CDS encoding LysR family transcriptional regulator gives MFVETYILRLLAGFLEYGTLSTVADKLYTSQPAVSRAFKKLEDEIGTPLFERKKNRIELNEKGRTVAEYAKRIMDLQGEMMEKVSPQGATRTFSIASVAILPAMRMVQELQERYPGAQVTYEIIDNEAGVLKALNEGTADIGITLKAPRAKKYRAEKYMQERLSIALPKKHPLAKRKSIRLRELKGETIIQRSNVGFWEQVKRKKIPDATFIKHDSTKGISKLIEQSSLLTFVSNHQFDYEIPKDRKIVPLADREMNVEFFKVKLMK, from the coding sequence ATGTTTGTCGAGACCTACATTTTGCGATTGCTGGCCGGGTTCCTGGAATACGGGACCCTTTCTACCGTAGCGGACAAGCTATACACTTCGCAGCCGGCGGTGAGCCGCGCGTTCAAGAAGCTGGAAGACGAAATCGGTACTCCGCTTTTTGAGCGCAAAAAGAACCGCATTGAGCTGAACGAGAAGGGACGCACGGTCGCCGAATACGCTAAGCGCATCATGGATTTGCAGGGCGAGATGATGGAAAAGGTAAGCCCGCAGGGGGCCACGCGCACGTTCTCCATCGCGTCGGTGGCCATCCTCCCCGCCATGCGGATGGTGCAGGAACTGCAGGAGAGATACCCCGGCGCGCAAGTCACTTACGAGATTATCGACAACGAGGCGGGCGTGCTGAAGGCCTTGAACGAGGGCACGGCGGATATCGGCATCACGCTTAAGGCCCCACGTGCAAAGAAGTACCGTGCCGAAAAATACATGCAGGAGCGGCTCTCGATTGCGCTCCCGAAAAAGCATCCGCTTGCGAAGCGCAAGTCCATCCGGCTCCGGGAACTCAAGGGCGAGACCATCATCCAGCGCAGCAATGTGGGTTTCTGGGAACAGGTCAAGCGCAAGAAGATTCCCGACGCCACCTTCATCAAGCACGACAGCACGAAGGGCATTTCAAAGCTCATCGAGCAGTCTTCGCTGTTGACGTTCGTTTCGAACCACCAGTTCGATTACGAAATTCCCAAGGACCGCAAAATTGTACCGCTCGCCGACCGCGAAATGAACGTGGAATTTTTTAAGGTGAAGTTAATGAAATAG
- a CDS encoding flavodoxin family protein yields MKKVLVLSSSLRKGSNSETLAQEFAKGAAEAGNKVEFESLRGKKIGFCMGCLACQKKGKCVIKDDAPAITKKMESADVIVFATPIYYYEMSGQLKTMLDRANSLYSSDYKFREIYLLTSAADTDAKAMNIAKRGIGGWIACFDGVKLKGALCATGAESAGDVKKNSALLKKAFAMGKKA; encoded by the coding sequence ATGAAAAAAGTATTGGTCTTGTCCAGCAGCTTGCGTAAGGGTAGCAACTCCGAAACCCTGGCGCAGGAGTTCGCGAAGGGTGCCGCCGAGGCGGGCAACAAGGTGGAATTCGAGTCGCTGCGCGGCAAGAAGATCGGTTTTTGCATGGGCTGCCTTGCTTGCCAGAAGAAGGGCAAATGCGTCATCAAGGACGACGCTCCCGCCATCACCAAGAAGATGGAATCGGCCGATGTCATCGTGTTTGCAACGCCGATTTACTATTACGAGATGAGCGGCCAGCTCAAGACGATGCTCGACCGCGCGAATTCCCTCTATTCCAGCGATTACAAGTTCCGCGAAATTTACCTGCTCACTTCTGCCGCCGACACCGATGCGAAGGCCATGAACATCGCAAAGCGCGGCATTGGCGGGTGGATTGCCTGCTTTGACGGCGTGAAGCTCAAGGGCGCTCTCTGCGCCACAGGTGCCGAAAGCGCAGGCGATGTCAAGAAGAATTCCGCGCTCCTGAAAAAAGCGTTCGCCATGGGAAAGAAAGCTTAA
- a CDS encoding N-6 DNA methylase, translated as MFEQTFNNIDDILWKEGGCSNELDYVEQTSWVLFLKYLDNLEAEREEEAELKGETYERIIDKKFRWNTWAAPKTKNGEPDHAKALTGDDLTDFVNNKLFPYLKKFKETATTPQSLEYKIGEIFGELRNKITSGYNLREILWYADALSFQSSEDKHEMSHLYEDKIRRMGNAGRNGGEYYTPRPLIRTIVRIIDPKIGETVLDPACGSAGFLCEAYAYMKQKVKSVADRETLQKKTFYGQEKKGLAYIIGIMNMILHGVNAPNILHTNTLSENMANVEQKMRKDVIIANPPFGGKERAEVQQNFPIKTSETAYLFMQYFVKLLKAGGRAGIVIKNTFLSNTDNASVMLRKELLENCDLHTILDLPSGVFTGAGVKTVVLFFEKGRPTEKIWYYQPDFGRNLGKTNPLTEDDLAEFVKLQKKKTDSEKSWTINVKDLNPETYDLSVKNPNKKTEVELRDAKTIIKEMQSLDEENRKILAKLSI; from the coding sequence ATGTTTGAGCAGACTTTTAACAATATCGATGACATTCTCTGGAAAGAGGGTGGTTGCAGCAACGAACTGGATTACGTGGAGCAGACCTCATGGGTCCTGTTCCTCAAGTATCTGGACAACCTCGAAGCCGAGCGCGAAGAAGAAGCCGAACTCAAGGGCGAGACCTACGAACGGATTATCGATAAGAAGTTCCGCTGGAACACCTGGGCCGCCCCGAAGACCAAGAACGGCGAACCTGACCACGCCAAGGCGCTCACCGGCGACGACCTCACGGACTTCGTGAACAACAAGCTGTTCCCTTACCTCAAAAAGTTTAAGGAAACCGCCACCACGCCGCAATCGCTGGAGTACAAGATTGGCGAAATCTTCGGTGAACTCCGCAACAAGATTACTAGCGGCTACAACCTCCGCGAAATCCTGTGGTATGCCGACGCGCTGAGTTTCCAGAGCAGCGAAGATAAGCACGAGATGAGCCACCTGTACGAAGACAAAATCCGCAGGATGGGCAACGCAGGCCGTAACGGCGGCGAATACTACACGCCGCGTCCGCTTATCCGCACCATCGTCCGCATCATCGACCCGAAAATCGGCGAGACCGTGCTAGACCCGGCTTGCGGAAGTGCTGGGTTCCTTTGCGAAGCCTACGCCTACATGAAGCAGAAAGTCAAGAGCGTTGCCGACAGGGAAACTTTGCAGAAGAAAACCTTCTACGGACAAGAGAAAAAAGGCCTTGCCTACATCATCGGCATCATGAACATGATTTTGCACGGCGTGAACGCCCCGAACATTTTGCACACGAATACCTTGTCCGAAAACATGGCGAACGTGGAACAGAAAATGCGTAAGGACGTCATTATCGCGAACCCGCCCTTCGGTGGCAAGGAACGCGCCGAGGTCCAGCAGAATTTCCCCATCAAGACAAGCGAAACTGCCTACCTCTTTATGCAGTATTTTGTCAAGTTGCTCAAGGCGGGCGGCCGCGCGGGCATCGTCATCAAGAACACATTCCTTTCGAACACCGACAACGCTTCGGTCATGTTGCGCAAGGAACTCCTGGAAAACTGCGACCTGCACACGATTCTCGATTTGCCGAGCGGCGTGTTTACGGGTGCAGGCGTAAAGACCGTCGTGCTCTTCTTCGAGAAAGGTCGCCCCACCGAAAAAATCTGGTACTACCAGCCGGACTTTGGCCGCAATCTGGGCAAGACGAACCCGCTCACCGAAGATGACCTTGCGGAATTCGTGAAGTTGCAGAAGAAAAAGACCGATAGCGAAAAATCGTGGACCATAAACGTCAAGGATTTGAACCCCGAAACATACGACCTCTCGGTGAAAAATCCCAACAAGAAAACCGAAGTCGAACTCCGCGACGCCAAAACCATCATCAAGGAAATGCAGAGCTTAGACGAAGAGAATAGGAAAATCCTCGCCAAATTGTCGATATGA
- a CDS encoding PDDEXK nuclease domain-containing protein: MTKKVANHREDALYSQIASILEQNRKSVAVAVNTAMVRTYYEIGRSIVENEQKGNIRAEYGKEVLKNLSARLTANYGKGFSTTNLKQMRDFYLTYQIGQTVSDQFVLSWSHYLFLMRIDNPDERKFYEIEAKNSNWSLRELKRQFDSALYERLAVSKDKESVRELSKKGCIVESPADIVKDPYILEFLGLPEQSEYSETELESKLIDKLESFLLELGKGYTFVGRQSRITLDEKHFFVDLVLYNRLLQCFVLVDLKIGELTHQDLGQMQMYVHYYDRFVKLPHENNTIGIVLCKKKSDSLVEITLPEGNSQIFASKYQTVLPDKEQLIELIEEK, translated from the coding sequence ATGACTAAAAAAGTGGCTAATCATAGGGAAGACGCTCTTTATTCTCAAATTGCGTCGATTCTCGAACAGAACCGTAAGTCTGTTGCTGTTGCCGTTAATACGGCGATGGTGCGCACGTATTACGAAATTGGCCGTTCGATTGTCGAAAACGAGCAGAAGGGTAACATCCGCGCAGAATATGGAAAGGAAGTCCTCAAAAATCTTTCTGCCAGACTTACTGCAAATTATGGTAAGGGATTTTCTACGACGAACTTGAAGCAGATGCGGGATTTCTATCTGACTTATCAAATTGGTCAGACAGTGTCTGACCAATTCGTCTTGAGCTGGTCCCATTACTTGTTCCTGATGCGTATTGATAATCCCGACGAACGGAAATTCTATGAAATTGAGGCGAAAAACTCGAATTGGAGCCTGCGGGAACTCAAAAGGCAGTTCGATTCCGCGCTTTATGAACGGCTCGCTGTAAGCAAGGATAAGGAATCGGTGAGAGAACTGTCTAAAAAAGGGTGTATCGTGGAGTCCCCGGCGGACATTGTCAAGGATCCCTACATTTTGGAATTCTTGGGACTGCCGGAACAGTCCGAATATTCGGAAACCGAACTGGAAAGCAAGCTCATCGACAAGTTGGAGTCTTTTTTGCTTGAACTGGGTAAGGGGTATACTTTCGTGGGGCGGCAGTCGCGGATTACGCTGGACGAAAAGCATTTTTTTGTGGACCTGGTTCTTTATAACAGGCTGCTGCAGTGCTTTGTGTTGGTGGATCTGAAGATTGGCGAACTCACGCATCAGGATTTGGGCCAAATGCAGATGTATGTGCACTACTATGACCGCTTTGTAAAGCTTCCGCACGAAAATAACACTATCGGCATCGTTCTTTGCAAGAAAAAGTCGGACTCCCTTGTAGAAATTACTTTGCCTGAAGGCAATTCGCAGATCTTTGCCAGCAAGTATCAAACTGTGTTACCCGACAAGGAACAGTTGATAGAATTGATCGAAGAAAAGTAG
- a CDS encoding cyclophilin-like fold protein — translation MKLKIHVNDTTFTATLEENSSAKAFAEFLMQGDMTLDMHDYGSFEKVADLPRSFPRNDKQIDTDAGDIILYQGNSITIYYDKNSWNFTRLARIDNVNKKRLQQILGKGNVKATFSVE, via the coding sequence GTGAAACTAAAAATCCATGTGAACGATACCACCTTCACAGCGACGCTCGAAGAAAATTCCTCGGCCAAGGCCTTCGCCGAATTCCTTATGCAGGGCGACATGACGCTCGACATGCACGACTACGGCAGCTTCGAGAAGGTGGCTGACCTGCCGCGCAGTTTTCCGCGTAATGACAAGCAAATCGACACCGACGCAGGCGACATCATCCTTTACCAGGGCAACTCCATCACCATTTACTACGACAAGAATTCCTGGAATTTCACGCGCCTCGCCCGTATCGACAACGTAAATAAGAAACGCCTCCAGCAGATTCTCGGCAAAGGGAACGTGAAGGCGACATTTTCGGTGGAATAG